Proteins found in one Physeter macrocephalus isolate SW-GA chromosome 17, ASM283717v5, whole genome shotgun sequence genomic segment:
- the SAMD4B gene encoding protein Smaug homolog 2 isoform X3 — MTFTCWSRRPTVLYNLKIIPYSAPIVSQWQQESKEKVVSLLLSHLPLLQPGNTEAKSEYMRLLQKVLAYSIESNAFIEESRQLLSYALIHPATTLEDRNALALWLSHLEERLASGFRTRPEPTYHSRQGSDEWGGPAELGPGEAGPGWQDKPPRENGHVPFHPPSSVPPAINSIGSNANAGLPCQIHPSPLKRSMSLIPTSPQAPGEWPSPEELGARAAFTTPDHAPLSPQSSVASSGSEQTEEQGSSRNTFQEDGSGMKDVPSWLKSLRLHKYAALFSQMSYEEMMTLTEQHLESQNVTKGARHKIALSIQKLRERQSVLKSLEKDVLEGGNLRNALQELQQIIITPIKAYSVLQATVAAATATASTAKDGGRGEPPLPGAEPPLAHPGTDKGSEAKDPPAAEGYPPPPAPAPTDGSEPAPAPVADGDIPSQFTRVMGKVCTQLLVSRPDEENITSYLQLIEKCLTHEAFTETQKKRLLSWKQQVLKLLRTFPRKAALEMQSYRQQKGWAFGSNSLPIAGSVGMGVARRTQRQFPMPPRALPPGRMGLLSPSGIGGISPRHALTSPSLGGQGRQNLWFANPGGSNSMPSQSRSSVQRTHSLPVHSSPQAILMFPPDCPVPGPDLEINPTLESLCLSMTEHALGAPPAESALSNCTVFLAVGEDLFVGVSLV, encoded by the exons ATGACATTCACCTGCTGGAGTCGGAGGCCAACAGTGCTG tataaCTTGAAGATCATTCCATATTCAGCAC CCATCGTCAGCCAGTGGCAGCAGGAGTCCAAAGAGAAGGTGGTGTCCCTCCTGCTGTCCCACCTACCCCTGCTTCAGCCAGGCAACACAGAGGCCAAGTCGGAGTACATGAGGCTGCTGCAGAAAGTGCTGGCCTACTCGATTGAGAGCAATGCCTTCATCGAGGAGAGCCGCCAGCTGCTATCCTATGCCCTCATCCACCCGGCCACCACGCTGGAGGACCGCAATGCGCTGGCCCTCTGGCTGAGTCACTTGGAAGAGCGGCTAGCTAGCGGCTTCCGCACCCGGCCTGAGCCCACCTACCACTCACGCCAGGGCTCGGATGAGTGGGGTGGCCCTgcagagctgggccctggggaggcaGGACCAGGCTGGCAGGACAAGCCACCCCGGGAAAATGGACACGTGCCCTTCCACCCACCCAGCTCAGTGCCGCCAGCCATCAACAGTATTGGGAGCAACGCAAACGCAG GTCTCCCCTGCCAAATCCACCCCAGCCCGCTGAAGCGCTCCATGTCGCTCATCCCCACGAGCCCCCAGGCCCCTGGTGAGTGGCCGAGTCCAGAGGAGCTTGGGGCCCGGGCTGCTTTCACCACGCCCGACCACGCACCCCTCTCGCCCCAGAGCAGCGTGGCCTCCTCTGGCAGCGAGCAGACGGAGGAGCAGGGCTCCAGCCGGAACACTTTTCAGGAGGACGGCAGTGGCATGAAAG ATGTGCCCTCGTGGCTTAAGAGCCTCCGCTTGCACAAGTACGCGGCCCTCTTCTCACAGATGAGCTATGAGGAGATGATGACACTGACTGAGCAGCACTTGGAGTCTCAG AATGTCACCAAAGGTGCCCGCCACAAGATAGCCCTGAGCATCCAGAAGCTGCGCGAGAGGCAGAGTGTCCTCAAATCCCTGGAGAAG GATGTGCTGGAAGGCGGGAATCTGCGAAACGCTCTGCAGGAGCTGCAGCAGATCATCATCACCCCCATCAAGGCCTACAGTGTCCTCCAGGCCACTGTGGctgccgccaccgccaccgcctcTACTGCCAAGGACGGGGGCCGGGGGGAGCCGCCGCTGCCAGGTGCGGAGCCTCCCCTGGCTCACCCTGGCACAGACAAGGGCAGTGAGGCCAAGGACCCTCCAGCTGCAGAGGGCTACCCCCCTCCACCAGCTCCAGCTCCCACTGACGGCAGTGAGCCAGCCCCGGCTCCCGTCGCTGATGGAGACATCCCCAGTCAGTTTACACGGGTGATGGGCAAAG TGTGCACCCAGCTGCTGGTGTCCCGACCAGACGAGGAGAACATCACCAGTTACCTCCAGCTCATCGAAAAGTGCCTGACTCATGAG GCTTTCACGGAAACGCAGAAGAAACGGCTGCTGTCCTGGAAACAGCAAGTGCTGAAGCTCCTCCGGACCTTCCCGCGCAAAGCCGCACTAGAGATGCAGAGCTACCGGCAGCAGAAAGG CTGGGCATTCGGCTCCAACTCACTCCCCATAGCTGGCtctgtggggatgggggtggccCGGCGGACCCAGCGGCAGTTCCCAATGCCTCCCCGGGCCCTTCCGCCTGGCAGAATGGGCCTTCTGAGCCCCTCGGGCATTGGGGGCATCTCCCCTCGACATGCCCTCACCAGCCCCAGCCTTGGGGGCCAGGGCCGACAG AACCTGTGGTTCGCCAACCCTGGAGGCAGCAACAGCATGCCCAGCCAGAGCCGCAGCTCTGTGCAGCGGACCCACTCGCTCCCGGTCCACTCGTCCCCCCAGGCCATTCTCATGTTCCCTCCAG ACTGCCCGGTCCCTGGGCCTGACCTGGAGATCAATCCCACTCTGGAGTCTCTGTGTCTGAGCATGACAGAACACGCCTTGGGTG CCCCACCGGCAGAATCAGCTTTGAGTAACTGTACAGTTTTTCTCGCTGTTGGAGAAGACTTATTTGTTGGAGTTTCACTTGTTTAA
- the SAMD4B gene encoding protein Smaug homolog 2 isoform X1 gives MMFRDQVGILAGWFKGWNECEQTVALLSLLKRVTRTQARFLQLCLEHSLADCNDIHLLESEANSAAIVSQWQQESKEKVVSLLLSHLPLLQPGNTEAKSEYMRLLQKVLAYSIESNAFIEESRQLLSYALIHPATTLEDRNALALWLSHLEERLASGFRTRPEPTYHSRQGSDEWGGPAELGPGEAGPGWQDKPPRENGHVPFHPPSSVPPAINSIGSNANAGLPCQIHPSPLKRSMSLIPTSPQAPGEWPSPEELGARAAFTTPDHAPLSPQSSVASSGSEQTEEQGSSRNTFQEDGSGMKDVPSWLKSLRLHKYAALFSQMSYEEMMTLTEQHLESQNVTKGARHKIALSIQKLRERQSVLKSLEKDVLEGGNLRNALQELQQIIITPIKAYSVLQATVAAATATASTAKDGGRGEPPLPGAEPPLAHPGTDKGSEAKDPPAAEGYPPPPAPAPTDGSEPAPAPVADGDIPSQFTRVMGKVCTQLLVSRPDEENITSYLQLIEKCLTHEAFTETQKKRLLSWKQQVLKLLRTFPRKAALEMQSYRQQKGWAFGSNSLPIAGSVGMGVARRTQRQFPMPPRALPPGRMGLLSPSGIGGISPRHALTSPSLGGQGRQNLWFANPGGSNSMPSQSRSSVQRTHSLPVHSSPQAILMFPPDCPVPGPDLEINPTLESLCLSMTEHALGAPPAESALSNCTVFLAVGEDLFVGVSLV, from the exons ATGATGTTCCGAGACCAGGTGGGCATCCTTGCTGGCTGGTTCAAGGGCTGGAATGAGTGTGAACAGACAGTGGCCCTGCTGTCACTTCTGAAGCGGGTCACCCGCACCCAGGCCCGCTTCCTACAGCTTTGCCTGGAGCACTCACTGGCGGACTGCAATGACATTCACCTGCTGGAGTCGGAGGCCAACAGTGCTG CCATCGTCAGCCAGTGGCAGCAGGAGTCCAAAGAGAAGGTGGTGTCCCTCCTGCTGTCCCACCTACCCCTGCTTCAGCCAGGCAACACAGAGGCCAAGTCGGAGTACATGAGGCTGCTGCAGAAAGTGCTGGCCTACTCGATTGAGAGCAATGCCTTCATCGAGGAGAGCCGCCAGCTGCTATCCTATGCCCTCATCCACCCGGCCACCACGCTGGAGGACCGCAATGCGCTGGCCCTCTGGCTGAGTCACTTGGAAGAGCGGCTAGCTAGCGGCTTCCGCACCCGGCCTGAGCCCACCTACCACTCACGCCAGGGCTCGGATGAGTGGGGTGGCCCTgcagagctgggccctggggaggcaGGACCAGGCTGGCAGGACAAGCCACCCCGGGAAAATGGACACGTGCCCTTCCACCCACCCAGCTCAGTGCCGCCAGCCATCAACAGTATTGGGAGCAACGCAAACGCAG GTCTCCCCTGCCAAATCCACCCCAGCCCGCTGAAGCGCTCCATGTCGCTCATCCCCACGAGCCCCCAGGCCCCTGGTGAGTGGCCGAGTCCAGAGGAGCTTGGGGCCCGGGCTGCTTTCACCACGCCCGACCACGCACCCCTCTCGCCCCAGAGCAGCGTGGCCTCCTCTGGCAGCGAGCAGACGGAGGAGCAGGGCTCCAGCCGGAACACTTTTCAGGAGGACGGCAGTGGCATGAAAG ATGTGCCCTCGTGGCTTAAGAGCCTCCGCTTGCACAAGTACGCGGCCCTCTTCTCACAGATGAGCTATGAGGAGATGATGACACTGACTGAGCAGCACTTGGAGTCTCAG AATGTCACCAAAGGTGCCCGCCACAAGATAGCCCTGAGCATCCAGAAGCTGCGCGAGAGGCAGAGTGTCCTCAAATCCCTGGAGAAG GATGTGCTGGAAGGCGGGAATCTGCGAAACGCTCTGCAGGAGCTGCAGCAGATCATCATCACCCCCATCAAGGCCTACAGTGTCCTCCAGGCCACTGTGGctgccgccaccgccaccgcctcTACTGCCAAGGACGGGGGCCGGGGGGAGCCGCCGCTGCCAGGTGCGGAGCCTCCCCTGGCTCACCCTGGCACAGACAAGGGCAGTGAGGCCAAGGACCCTCCAGCTGCAGAGGGCTACCCCCCTCCACCAGCTCCAGCTCCCACTGACGGCAGTGAGCCAGCCCCGGCTCCCGTCGCTGATGGAGACATCCCCAGTCAGTTTACACGGGTGATGGGCAAAG TGTGCACCCAGCTGCTGGTGTCCCGACCAGACGAGGAGAACATCACCAGTTACCTCCAGCTCATCGAAAAGTGCCTGACTCATGAG GCTTTCACGGAAACGCAGAAGAAACGGCTGCTGTCCTGGAAACAGCAAGTGCTGAAGCTCCTCCGGACCTTCCCGCGCAAAGCCGCACTAGAGATGCAGAGCTACCGGCAGCAGAAAGG CTGGGCATTCGGCTCCAACTCACTCCCCATAGCTGGCtctgtggggatgggggtggccCGGCGGACCCAGCGGCAGTTCCCAATGCCTCCCCGGGCCCTTCCGCCTGGCAGAATGGGCCTTCTGAGCCCCTCGGGCATTGGGGGCATCTCCCCTCGACATGCCCTCACCAGCCCCAGCCTTGGGGGCCAGGGCCGACAG AACCTGTGGTTCGCCAACCCTGGAGGCAGCAACAGCATGCCCAGCCAGAGCCGCAGCTCTGTGCAGCGGACCCACTCGCTCCCGGTCCACTCGTCCCCCCAGGCCATTCTCATGTTCCCTCCAG ACTGCCCGGTCCCTGGGCCTGACCTGGAGATCAATCCCACTCTGGAGTCTCTGTGTCTGAGCATGACAGAACACGCCTTGGGTG CCCCACCGGCAGAATCAGCTTTGAGTAACTGTACAGTTTTTCTCGCTGTTGGAGAAGACTTATTTGTTGGAGTTTCACTTGTTTAA
- the SAMD4B gene encoding protein Smaug homolog 2 isoform X2 encodes MMFRDQVGILAGWFKGWNECEQTVALLSLLKRVTRTQARFLQLCLEHSLADCNDIHLLESEANSAAIVSQWQQESKEKVVSLLLSHLPLLQPGNTEAKSEYMRLLQKVLAYSIESNAFIEESRQLLSYALIHPATTLEDRNALALWLSHLEERLASGFRTRPEPTYHSRQGSDEWGGPAELGPGEAGPGWQDKPPRENGHVPFHPPSSVPPAINSIGSNANAGLPCQIHPSPLKRSMSLIPTSPQAPGEWPSPEELGARAAFTTPDHAPLSPQSSVASSGSEQTEEQGSSRNTFQEDGSGMKDVPSWLKSLRLHKYAALFSQMSYEEMMTLTEQHLESQNVTKGARHKIALSIQKLRERQSVLKSLEKDVLEGGNLRNALQELQQIIITPIKAYSVLQATVAAATATASTAKDGGRGEPPLPGAEPPLAHPGTDKGSEAKDPPAAEGYPPPPAPAPTDGSEPAPAPVADGDIPSQFTRVMGKVCTQLLVSRPDEENITSYLQLIEKCLTHEAFTETQKKRLLSWKQQVLKLLRTFPRKAALEMQSYRQQKGWAFGSNSLPIAGSVGMGVARRTQRQFPMPPRALPPGRMGLLSPSGIGGISPRHALTSPSLGGQGRQNLWFANPGGSNSMPSQSRSSVQRTHSLPVHSSPQAILMFPPDCPVPGPDLEINPTLESLCLSMTEHALGDGTDKTSTI; translated from the exons ATGATGTTCCGAGACCAGGTGGGCATCCTTGCTGGCTGGTTCAAGGGCTGGAATGAGTGTGAACAGACAGTGGCCCTGCTGTCACTTCTGAAGCGGGTCACCCGCACCCAGGCCCGCTTCCTACAGCTTTGCCTGGAGCACTCACTGGCGGACTGCAATGACATTCACCTGCTGGAGTCGGAGGCCAACAGTGCTG CCATCGTCAGCCAGTGGCAGCAGGAGTCCAAAGAGAAGGTGGTGTCCCTCCTGCTGTCCCACCTACCCCTGCTTCAGCCAGGCAACACAGAGGCCAAGTCGGAGTACATGAGGCTGCTGCAGAAAGTGCTGGCCTACTCGATTGAGAGCAATGCCTTCATCGAGGAGAGCCGCCAGCTGCTATCCTATGCCCTCATCCACCCGGCCACCACGCTGGAGGACCGCAATGCGCTGGCCCTCTGGCTGAGTCACTTGGAAGAGCGGCTAGCTAGCGGCTTCCGCACCCGGCCTGAGCCCACCTACCACTCACGCCAGGGCTCGGATGAGTGGGGTGGCCCTgcagagctgggccctggggaggcaGGACCAGGCTGGCAGGACAAGCCACCCCGGGAAAATGGACACGTGCCCTTCCACCCACCCAGCTCAGTGCCGCCAGCCATCAACAGTATTGGGAGCAACGCAAACGCAG GTCTCCCCTGCCAAATCCACCCCAGCCCGCTGAAGCGCTCCATGTCGCTCATCCCCACGAGCCCCCAGGCCCCTGGTGAGTGGCCGAGTCCAGAGGAGCTTGGGGCCCGGGCTGCTTTCACCACGCCCGACCACGCACCCCTCTCGCCCCAGAGCAGCGTGGCCTCCTCTGGCAGCGAGCAGACGGAGGAGCAGGGCTCCAGCCGGAACACTTTTCAGGAGGACGGCAGTGGCATGAAAG ATGTGCCCTCGTGGCTTAAGAGCCTCCGCTTGCACAAGTACGCGGCCCTCTTCTCACAGATGAGCTATGAGGAGATGATGACACTGACTGAGCAGCACTTGGAGTCTCAG AATGTCACCAAAGGTGCCCGCCACAAGATAGCCCTGAGCATCCAGAAGCTGCGCGAGAGGCAGAGTGTCCTCAAATCCCTGGAGAAG GATGTGCTGGAAGGCGGGAATCTGCGAAACGCTCTGCAGGAGCTGCAGCAGATCATCATCACCCCCATCAAGGCCTACAGTGTCCTCCAGGCCACTGTGGctgccgccaccgccaccgcctcTACTGCCAAGGACGGGGGCCGGGGGGAGCCGCCGCTGCCAGGTGCGGAGCCTCCCCTGGCTCACCCTGGCACAGACAAGGGCAGTGAGGCCAAGGACCCTCCAGCTGCAGAGGGCTACCCCCCTCCACCAGCTCCAGCTCCCACTGACGGCAGTGAGCCAGCCCCGGCTCCCGTCGCTGATGGAGACATCCCCAGTCAGTTTACACGGGTGATGGGCAAAG TGTGCACCCAGCTGCTGGTGTCCCGACCAGACGAGGAGAACATCACCAGTTACCTCCAGCTCATCGAAAAGTGCCTGACTCATGAG GCTTTCACGGAAACGCAGAAGAAACGGCTGCTGTCCTGGAAACAGCAAGTGCTGAAGCTCCTCCGGACCTTCCCGCGCAAAGCCGCACTAGAGATGCAGAGCTACCGGCAGCAGAAAGG CTGGGCATTCGGCTCCAACTCACTCCCCATAGCTGGCtctgtggggatgggggtggccCGGCGGACCCAGCGGCAGTTCCCAATGCCTCCCCGGGCCCTTCCGCCTGGCAGAATGGGCCTTCTGAGCCCCTCGGGCATTGGGGGCATCTCCCCTCGACATGCCCTCACCAGCCCCAGCCTTGGGGGCCAGGGCCGACAG AACCTGTGGTTCGCCAACCCTGGAGGCAGCAACAGCATGCCCAGCCAGAGCCGCAGCTCTGTGCAGCGGACCCACTCGCTCCCGGTCCACTCGTCCCCCCAGGCCATTCTCATGTTCCCTCCAG ACTGCCCGGTCCCTGGGCCTGACCTGGAGATCAATCCCACTCTGGAGTCTCTGTGTCTGAGCATGACAGAACACGCCTTGGGTG ATGGGACAGACAAAACCTCCACCATCTGA
- the SAMD4B gene encoding protein Smaug homolog 2 isoform X4, with protein MMFRDQVGILAGWFKGWNECEQTVALLSLLKRVTRTQARFLQLCLEHSLADCNDIHLLESEANSAAIVSQWQQESKEKVVSLLLSHLPLLQPGNTEAKSEYMRLLQKVLAYSIESNAFIEESRQLLSYALIHPATTLEDRNALALWLSHLEERLASGFRTRPEPTYHSRQGSDEWGGPAELGPGEAGPGWQDKPPRENGHVPFHPPSSVPPAINSIGSNANAGLPCQIHPSPLKRSMSLIPTSPQAPGEWPSPEELGARAAFTTPDHAPLSPQSSVASSGSEQTEEQGSSRNTFQEDGSGMKDVPSWLKSLRLHKYAALFSQMSYEEMMTLTEQHLESQNVTKGARHKIALSIQKLRERQSVLKSLEKDVLEGGNLRNALQELQQIIITPIKAYSVLQATVAAATATASTAKDGGRGEPPLPGAEPPLAHPGTDKGSEAKDPPAAEGYPPPPAPAPTDGSEPAPAPVADGDIPSQFTRVMGKVCTQLLVSRPDEENITSYLQLIEKCLTHEAFTETQKKRLLSWKQQVLKLLRTFPRKAALEMQSYRQQKGTCGSPTLEAATACPARAAALCSGPTRSRSTRPPRPFSCSLQTARSLGLTWRSIPLWSLCV; from the exons ATGATGTTCCGAGACCAGGTGGGCATCCTTGCTGGCTGGTTCAAGGGCTGGAATGAGTGTGAACAGACAGTGGCCCTGCTGTCACTTCTGAAGCGGGTCACCCGCACCCAGGCCCGCTTCCTACAGCTTTGCCTGGAGCACTCACTGGCGGACTGCAATGACATTCACCTGCTGGAGTCGGAGGCCAACAGTGCTG CCATCGTCAGCCAGTGGCAGCAGGAGTCCAAAGAGAAGGTGGTGTCCCTCCTGCTGTCCCACCTACCCCTGCTTCAGCCAGGCAACACAGAGGCCAAGTCGGAGTACATGAGGCTGCTGCAGAAAGTGCTGGCCTACTCGATTGAGAGCAATGCCTTCATCGAGGAGAGCCGCCAGCTGCTATCCTATGCCCTCATCCACCCGGCCACCACGCTGGAGGACCGCAATGCGCTGGCCCTCTGGCTGAGTCACTTGGAAGAGCGGCTAGCTAGCGGCTTCCGCACCCGGCCTGAGCCCACCTACCACTCACGCCAGGGCTCGGATGAGTGGGGTGGCCCTgcagagctgggccctggggaggcaGGACCAGGCTGGCAGGACAAGCCACCCCGGGAAAATGGACACGTGCCCTTCCACCCACCCAGCTCAGTGCCGCCAGCCATCAACAGTATTGGGAGCAACGCAAACGCAG GTCTCCCCTGCCAAATCCACCCCAGCCCGCTGAAGCGCTCCATGTCGCTCATCCCCACGAGCCCCCAGGCCCCTGGTGAGTGGCCGAGTCCAGAGGAGCTTGGGGCCCGGGCTGCTTTCACCACGCCCGACCACGCACCCCTCTCGCCCCAGAGCAGCGTGGCCTCCTCTGGCAGCGAGCAGACGGAGGAGCAGGGCTCCAGCCGGAACACTTTTCAGGAGGACGGCAGTGGCATGAAAG ATGTGCCCTCGTGGCTTAAGAGCCTCCGCTTGCACAAGTACGCGGCCCTCTTCTCACAGATGAGCTATGAGGAGATGATGACACTGACTGAGCAGCACTTGGAGTCTCAG AATGTCACCAAAGGTGCCCGCCACAAGATAGCCCTGAGCATCCAGAAGCTGCGCGAGAGGCAGAGTGTCCTCAAATCCCTGGAGAAG GATGTGCTGGAAGGCGGGAATCTGCGAAACGCTCTGCAGGAGCTGCAGCAGATCATCATCACCCCCATCAAGGCCTACAGTGTCCTCCAGGCCACTGTGGctgccgccaccgccaccgcctcTACTGCCAAGGACGGGGGCCGGGGGGAGCCGCCGCTGCCAGGTGCGGAGCCTCCCCTGGCTCACCCTGGCACAGACAAGGGCAGTGAGGCCAAGGACCCTCCAGCTGCAGAGGGCTACCCCCCTCCACCAGCTCCAGCTCCCACTGACGGCAGTGAGCCAGCCCCGGCTCCCGTCGCTGATGGAGACATCCCCAGTCAGTTTACACGGGTGATGGGCAAAG TGTGCACCCAGCTGCTGGTGTCCCGACCAGACGAGGAGAACATCACCAGTTACCTCCAGCTCATCGAAAAGTGCCTGACTCATGAG GCTTTCACGGAAACGCAGAAGAAACGGCTGCTGTCCTGGAAACAGCAAGTGCTGAAGCTCCTCCGGACCTTCCCGCGCAAAGCCGCACTAGAGATGCAGAGCTACCGGCAGCAGAAAGG AACCTGTGGTTCGCCAACCCTGGAGGCAGCAACAGCATGCCCAGCCAGAGCCGCAGCTCTGTGCAGCGGACCCACTCGCTCCCGGTCCACTCGTCCCCCCAGGCCATTCTCATGTTCCCTCCAG ACTGCCCGGTCCCTGGGCCTGACCTGGAGATCAATCCCACTCTGGAGTCTCTGTGTCTGA